A window of Trachemys scripta elegans isolate TJP31775 chromosome 9, CAS_Tse_1.0, whole genome shotgun sequence genomic DNA:
GCCTCGGGGGGGATGGGATCTAGGCCAAGGCAGAATTTACCTCATTCTGGTCCTTTTCCTGAAAGGAAACTGGTACTTTCATAAGCTGTTGGAGCCCATGGGTGAAAGAGCAGAAATTGCTGAGGGACGTGGTGGTGCAGTGCGCACTGCAGTAGGATGGACAGCACCAATACATTTTTggcagggtcaggctggagcACAGGCAAAGCAAAGCCTTCATTTGAAGACGGGGTTAAGCAATTCACTGGCTAACTTCATCTCCCTGTGGTAGTAGAAAGGGAGACATCAAGGCAGCACCAGAAAGCACACTCCTCTAGCAGCAGCAGTGAGGAAGAAAGCTCATGGTGTTGGATCCTCCTCTCTGGCAACTGGAGATCCTCGGCGGGCCCCTCACATCATTAGGGAAATGGGTGCTAAGTAGACATGGCAGGCTAAACTTTGCCCTCACTCACAGCTCACCAAATTTGTCTTACTCACAACAGCatttgcccctcccctcccatcagctgcctcccttctcctctctcttgcTGAGGTTGGTTTATTTTTGAAAGAACCAAGCGCAAAGCCTCACAAGAGACAATTTGAAAATACTGATGCTGAACCCCCACGAAGTCAGTAGCAAACCTCCCATTATGTTCAGTGGAGCAAGGATTTTGCCCTGGTGTATAGGAACAGGATTACTCTTGCTGGTGCTGAGTACCTTTCTGTGCTGCCCTGTCCTTCCACTCCCACTTCCATGGGAGTATAAGGGGCGAGTACCACAGCTGCTTTCCCCCAAGAGGCTGGGTGAGGAGAGACTTCAGGCCCAGCCAGGGTGGCAGAAGGGATGTTGCTTTAGATGTCTAGTAAAGGCCCTTGAAGATAGAGATACACAGTGATGGGCATCTGCAAAGCTTAATTGAGAAGGATAGACAAAGTGATTTCAATAAAACTAGGTAACAGTTTACAGAGCCCCTTGGTACAAAGAAATGAGAGATGTGACTAGTTAACAGGTGCAAACGGGAACCAAACACTCCATAAAACTTTCATAAGCAGGCTGGATCCATGTTAATATTTACAGTAACGGGAACATCATCATGGGCGCTAGGTCTTCCTCTGGAGCACCTTACCTGTGAGCTGAACCATACATTGGCATGCTCTATCAATAACTTAATGAACATCATGGTATGCTGACTGCCCATGGTGATGCTTTTAAGAGCCTGGGAAACTAGATTAATGAGCTGGAGACTAAAAGCGGATCACTAGCAGGACTCAGAGCTGGCCGACGAGAGGGCTGATGTGCGCTCTCAGTGTGATGAAACTTCTCCCAGTAGCACTGGTGCGTTGTCTGTGTAAGTGGGATTGCTGCTGAAGACACGAAAGAGGCGCGTGTTTTTCCTGATCCCCAGGTGGTGCTCGCATTACAGCAGGAGGTCAATTTTCTTCATGGTCTTTTGCTTGGTAAAGTGAGCAAATTTGACAAGGAAGTCATTGACAGAGGATAAATGTGGAATTCCCCGCACAGTATCGTTTTAGAGTCATTGTCCTGACTGTAGCAATACTTCAATGGCAGCTGTGTTCTTATCTTGAGTGTAGAACAGACCCCCCCCCGCTCAAACTCTCCCCTTTCTCTACCACCACATCACCAATTGCAGGAACCATCAGAAGAGAGCCTGATGGTGCTGCAGTAGCTTCATTTCACAGTGTGAAACCAGGATCACAATGACCTTGCTAGACTGAGGGCTACACTTACTTGCCGTCCTTGTCTCATGTCATCGTAGCTAGCCATTTCCTTTCATTCTTCCTGTACAATATAACTCCTCACAGCTGTATCAGGAATCACTATGATACtcccaggattttttaaaaatcaacatttcttAGTCTGTTCCTGCAGTTTTTCATTCAGCAAAATTTtaattgacatcagtgggcgATTTGCCCAATAAGCACTGCAGGATCTCATCTGTATTGACTGCCAAGGCTTTAGTCTTCAGGACGGTTATTAACAGATAGCTCTGTCTAACTGCAGTGGCCAGTTTAGTGAACATATTGGGTCAACGCTCTCACTGTATACCCACTGACGTGACTGGAGGTACATTAGGGATGCATCCGATCTGCATGGCTGCCCTGTGAGAGTGTAGCAGTAGTAGAACCAGTGGGGGTGCAGTGCGGAGAACAAGCGGTGCTAGTACCAAAACACACATTTCAACTGGCTGGCTACGCTCctgggaaagggagaggagagaggacagCTCCAACAAATCTAAGGTGGCGCTGGGAATGGACTTCTCTTCTTGCTGAGGTTTTTACATGTGTGAAAATAATGCTGTTCTATAACACCTCTCGGGCAGCTAGGTAGAGGTGTTCCCCTGTAGCTTGTTGTTTGGGTAATTTGTTGGTCTCTCACTTTACAGACTGCACCTGGGGTCCACAGAAGATTGTTCCGGAAAGTACACAACCTAATTACAGCATTCCAGAAGCCAGAACAAGGCATTATAACTCCTCTGCAGCATCCTGTAGTGAATGCTGCGAAAGCCAAGCACCCACAAGGTACTGCGAGGAGCACTTGGAAGCAGAATGGCATGGGCCTGTGGAGTTTCCCATCACATGTGCTAAGGGGCAAGATCCATTCTCTGGCCGTCCCCAACCCATGAGGCATGCATGATATAAAAGGCAGTGGAACTAGTTCAGTGCCACTAAGCAGCAAGGGACAGGTAGTCTGCGCCACATGCACACTGCAGCGCTACATCCATGATAGCAGAAAAGGGTCTGGCAAGGGGGAGGCTCTATTGACCTGCTCCCCTTAAAAGATTGTGAGGAGTTGAAGCAACAGCTGCACAATGGCTGTGCTGGTATGCTCCAGCTTGGAGGGAAGCTTCTGTTCCCTCCATCCTGAACACCCCAGGCCTTTGGGCAGAGAGAATGCAGGCTTGTTTGCTTCTATTAACCCATGGCAGTCACTACAACCGCATGTGTACATCTCCTAAAGTCTGAAAAATTGGCATCTTCCTAGCACCTAGTCTAGATTGTGGGGTTTGGATGGATGCCTTGTGGTGCTTGCTAGGGAATTTATATAACTGCAGTGTTGTATGTGAATATATTTCTTATACAGCATGCTGGTTGCATCAGTAGACAAAATGTAGTTAACCCCTATGCCTCCTACAAAGACTATGAGCTTTTGCCTTCTTGCAGAGTTCATATTGTtatatatttgttgttgttttttttgtaggAAAAAAGGAAGATCATGACTTTTATTTGCATCCTTCATGAAGACACGTCCCAGAGTTTGAAGTAATTTAAATAGGCTTTTATATGTCATTTTTACACAAAATGCTGTAGATTATAGACATTACAACTCTATGAGTTTTCCTgtaatattttcagaaatgtatGTTTAATGCAACTTCTAGTCTGCCGTTTAAAAGATTGGCatgaatctgtttttttttttataaagatgtGGGAGAAAAAATAACTAGCAATTGGATGACTTAATACTTTCATTTTCTGTTGGtgcttggcagggccggctctaggcaccagtaaaacaagctggtgcttggggcggcacatttttaggggcggcatgctGGCGCGGGCTATggcgcccctaaaaatgtgccccggccgccctaactcacctccgctgctgccactccCGCGCCACTGcgcgccctccctcccagactctcaaacctgggagggagggagagaccccgagtggccgcggcgcacgcgctgcttctccctctccctccctccctcctaggcttgagaacctggggggaggaggcagggctggggatttggggaaggggtggagttgaggcggggccgggggtggggtaagaaaaaaacgggggcgggaggggcagccaaaattgtttttgcttggggcagcaaaaatcctagagccggtcctgcttgAGAGCTTTCTGTCTGAATATTAGTTAGTCTTTTTACATGAAGTTAGTGTTTGATTTCTGATGGAAATTCAGCCCAGCAGAAGTCTTATGTATCACTTAAGACCTACTTATGGCCACAGAATAGTGGCTTTTATATTGCAGATGCCTTGTGCAGGCTCTCTGctcaaggatgaatttcaccccagaaGCAAATTTCAAAGGTGCAGGCCTGTGTATTTCCAGGAATTGAATTTTACACTGGTATCATATGCATCAGCCACTTCTTGCTGAGTGTTCTGGCATGTTTGTCCAATCACGGAAAATAACCTGTACTATGTGCCCAATCAGAACTGACCAGCAATGTAGCAAATTCAGTCTGGGAGCCagccaaagtttaaaaaaaatgtgttgaatCTTTTTGAGCAACAAATGAATTTGAGGAAATTGTTTACGGCGATTCTGTGAGCTGGAGAAAGATGGCTAGCTTTGTCAAAAACATTATCCTTTCCATAGGATTTGCACGGCGCTTCCTTTTATTTCTGGGTACCTATGACGGTGGCATCTAGATGCCAAACTATCCTCCATTGTTGTGACACCACATCTGAGCAACTAACCTTACTCCAGCCTCTGATGTCACACAGTAATTTTCAAGACAATCCAAGTGTGTATGTGGATTTTAGAACAATTAGAACAAATGTCTGTTAAACAGCAAGCTCatctcaaccttaactatagggaTGGCACTGCCCATCTATAATTAACAAAGAATGGGAAACCATTTTGAATAGATTTAAATTTTCAGCATACTGGGCATTTCAGAAaaccataatcatttttgttttgcagTATTGCCAAGCTGTCAAAAAAACATGACACTGtgtcctcccccccaaaaaacatcacgagactgacttaaaaatctgtttaagCCTTTAGTGGTCACAATTTTTAATCCACAACgttgagagctagaaacttactttttcttaaatgaaagctggggtAATGCACATTGTGCGACTTTTGATAAAAATCCCAAAAGTTGGCTGCAAACGAGGGAGCTTTCACTAGCTGCTGAGTGATTAGGGTTTTCAACTACTCATTTGGACAAAAACAATGTTGTGAGAAAACATTTGGCTGTAAGTGAAGGTGGGAGGGCCTACCCAGTCCAACTGATGTGCTAGCTGAGCCTAAGTATAGTGCTTAAGGGAGTTTGAGCTTCTTCCTGCAGTCACAGTTTAGGCCCTGGGGAGGATTGTAGTGACTGGAGAAGGGAAGGCCCCGCACCTGCCTTCCCCCGCCATAATTTGTCCCCTTCTCACTGTCGGGCCCTTTAGTCTACCTGCATGTGAATAGATGGTTGAAGTCATGCTATGCAGGGATTCTTGGCCACCAgcgctgccctctgctggtgggCACCAGCTGATGCACTGGTCCTGCCTGGTTAGCTCTACCATGGGTTATACACCACTGTATGATTTACTCCCATATGCATGAACCTCCTGAATGCTCTAAAATGACTGTAATCAAGCTTCACTTGGACACTGGGGAAGATGCTGCAGTTAAGCCTCTTTGTCACCATGCCTTTATCTATgggctgcagtctctctctgtttccagTGCATTGTTGCCTGATCATGAGCTCCGATAATCATGGATTCAGAGGCCTCTCTGCCAGTCCTGCCCTACCCTCTCTCTCTGATCCACATGCAGCCAGTGGGGACCCACTGTTCTGTATGAAAAGAGGGGCTTTGCTAATGTCATGGCGCAGGGCTGAAGTGGTGGGTGGGCATTGCACTGGAATGAACGCCACTCTGTGAGAGGGTTCATATACACCACACTTGTATGGGCATGTCTGCTAATTAGCCCAAGGAACCTCAGTTGCCCGCCTGTTGAAAGCTTCATTTACACACATGGCTAAATGCCTTTGTTTTCACTCAAGACAAAATAGCTTCTAGAGAGTGGACATAGACATCAGATAAGCAGCATCAGAAGACCCATGATTGCCATAAAAAAACACCATTTCTATCACATTAGCATAATGATAAGTTGTTCCTTAATTgcctaaaataaaatttattgtaAAGCACAAATTTTCCTTATAAAAGTGACTAAAGTACCACCTAAACCTCCCAGACCTAGAGAAGGTGTCACAAATCCATTAACATttacttgtttattttttctctaaaTTATTTCCAACTCTCATTTAAGTTGACACAACTACCAAAGTCCTacttttaatgtaatattttatacAATGCTTGTGTGTGTTGTTCTGTAGCTACTCATTATCTCAATGCTTGGTTGAAAAGTTTTTCTGACTTAATTGTTTTATACTGTGGCAGATCTGGACTGATTTacttttcaataaaatatttaaagttgCTCTTTCGTTGTTACATAATTCATCAACGCCATCAGCCACAGAGCAGATGAGGTGCCCATTAAACAAACCCATCAATGGATGAAATTGTATTTTTGTTATTTCTGTTGATTGACCCTTTCGGGCCGTGTCTGTGCCTTAAAGATTTTACTGCTTGCTGCTCAACTCCAGGACATAGACTGCTGTTTTTTTTGGCTTTCAGCACTCTTTCGcattagctttttcttttttttttctgctacaAAGCTGCCTGCAGTGCTCAACATGTAACGGCTTGTGCCAATACAGAAGCCATCGTAAAATGTCAAATTCTTGCCTCAGCAACATGCCCACTGAGCTGCTGCCCTGTTACAAAGTGGCAATATGAGGTGATTTTATTCACATTCCCTCAATGCAACATCGTATTTTCAGTTGTTCTCTCCTGGGTCAGGACAGTCAACTGCAGGGGCAgtttatttgaaaacataatcTTAGCAACACTCTGTGCCAGCTTGAAGCTTGGTGCTAAATTAGGGCATACATTGGCCAAGGGCCACAGCCAGCTACCAATGGCTATGCAAAACAGTCGATGACTTCTATGGTAGCATGCGGTGCTGAGCAACCCGTGTCATAAGTGCTTCGGTGTTGTGCAATGGACTGAAAACTGGTATGCCTATGCATGATGCTAGAATTGTTTAGTTCGTTTGAAAGCTGCATAAAATCGGCGAGAAGCAGCACTCTTTGGTCAGGCTGCAGATGCTCGTTCAAGTGCTGATGTACAGCGGTGCCGAGAGCCTTGGACCTGTCCCTCACCACTACTTTCTGTGGTTTCTAGCAATACCCCCACCAGCTCAGCCCTGCGCTTTGATGTCTCACTGACTGTTCCCACCTCAGGCCCAGCTTGCAAAACATCATCTTTTGTTGCCTCTCTCCTCAACTATTAATCATGCCAACTGGCCTGTTGCCTTCAACACACTCCTGCCTTAGTCAGGTtatgccccctccctgcaggcacGTTCAGTGGAGGCATTCCTAGCAGCACCTACTTCATGCCGTGTGGTGTGTCGCGCCAGCTAGGGCGCCAGTCActaaaggatttaggtgcctaactgcagGCATGTAAAGCCAAGAACCAGCTCCCTTCACGCCCACTGGGTGTCACACAAACCTCACCTCACGCGACCTGCAGGTGCCTGTcagtgattgggggagggggggaagcgtTCTCGCTAGCGCCTCTTGTTGAACTGATCCCTCTGTGACTAAACAATTAAAAGTAATTAGGCCAGAGAGCGGGCATGTTCATCATGCTCTAACCGAGTGGTTCTAGCATTCACCCAGGCACACGcctgcccccaaccccaaccccaatgtCAAAGTAGCACATCCTTACCAAGTGGGCTTGAGGGCGCACCCACATCAGGGTAGCCTATAGCTCAGggcccactcccagcccctggcaGGCGCACTCAACATACCTGCAACTTGGCCAACACTGCCTCTGCCTGCGCTGGtgccctgggaaagcccaagaccctcctgCACATGGCACTACCCAAGGGGAGCTGAGCCATGTATGTGCCAGCTGCCTGGAACCCCGTGCAGCACCGGCACGGGGGAgcagctctgcccccccctcccccgatagCTCTGGAATGGGGAAAGGGAAAGTGCTTTCCAGCCCTTTTCCACCCCGaacatgcagcagctcccccccccccaggcacggGCTTAGAGCCCGCTTCACTGCTCTGCTGCCCTGTATGGCCTGGGGGCTGCTCCTTCCCTTAGGCTTTGTGCCCgaggcagcagctcctcctgctggggGGGTCCGCTCCTGCTGAGCCACTCCTGGCTGGACTTCATGGCTGCTGAAGCTGGTGCAGCGCCCAGCACTCACGACTGAGTCTGGCAATAGATCTGCTGGGTCACATGGTGCCAGCAAAAGCCCTGATCTGCCTGCTTCAATGGCCCTGTCTGGCCCCAGTGTGCTGGCCACCTGGACAGTCCCTCCAGCGAGAGTCCTGGGACGCAGCTGCCCCTGCTGAGCTCTTGGGACTGTGATAGTT
This region includes:
- the SH2D1A gene encoding SH2 domain-containing protein 1A isoform X1 is translated as MDSMDVYHGNISRETGEKLLLATGMDGSYLLRDSESVPGVYCLCVLYKGYVYTYRVSKTDTGSWSAETAPGVHRRLFRKVHNLITAFQKPEQGIITPLQHPVVNAAKAKHPQGTARSTWKQNGMGLWSFPSHVLRGKIHSLAVPNP